In Ctenopharyngodon idella isolate HZGC_01 chromosome 2, HZGC01, whole genome shotgun sequence, the following are encoded in one genomic region:
- the LOC127502039 gene encoding mucin-2, translated as MRFSIFIIVLLGFINFTLAQVKGCCWHYVSKIEPSEKKRVTGYRIQEMGKHCTFPAVIFKLDNSEFCADPTDRWVSDLVMRVNRLYGGCCLQYATSVNLSIRNRVTSYIIQYPSRRCRIAAIVFILDNGHKFCANPRKRWVRSLMEWVEGLSGLEWPKWFPPPPGPLVPLRIPEPPVPPMPQATAMPQRPEMPGTTEMTEIPLTIKMPRTTEMPRTTAMPEMPRTSAMPKIPEMTEMPKMPGTTEVPVTSEMTEIPRTTEMPGMTEMPEIPRMTKMPEMPRTNEMPRTTEMPEMPQTTEMPQTPEIPGTTEMHEIPRTTEMPGMTEMPEIPRMTKMPEMPRTNEMPRTTEMLEMPQTTEMPQTPEIPGTTEMPEISRTTEIPRTTEMPGTTEMPEIPRMTKIPEMPQTTEMPQTPEIPGTTKMHEIPRTTEMPGTTEMPEIPRMTKMPEMPRTNEMPRTTEMPQTTEMPQTTEMPGTTEMHEIPRTTEMPGTTEMPEIPRTTEMPGTTEMPEIPRMTKIPEMPRTNEMPRTTEMPEMPQTTEMPQTPEIPGTTEMHEIPRTTEMPGTTEMPEIPRMTKMPEMPRTNEMPQTTEMPQTTEMPQTTEIPGTTEMPEIPRMTKMPEMPRTNEMPRTTEMPEMPQTTEMPQTTEMPQTPEIPGTTEMHEIPRTTEMPGMTEMPEIPRTTEMSGTTEMPEIPRMTEIPEMPRTNEIPGTTEMREIPRTTEMPQTPEIPGTTEMHEIPRTTEMPGTTEMPGTTEIPGTTEMREIPRTTEMPQTPEIPGTTEMHEIPRTTEMPGTTEMPGTTKMPEMPQTNEMPRTTEMPEMPQTTEMPQTPEIPGATEMPEISRMTEIIASNN; from the exons ATGGTGGCTGTTGTCTGCAGTATGCCACAAGTGTTAACCTGTCCATAAGGAATAGAGTGACCAGCTACATAATACAATATCCGAGCAGACGCTGCAGGATCGCTGCTATTGT ATTCATATTGGATAATGGCCATAAGTTCTGTGCTAATCCCAGGAAAAGATGGGTCCGTTCCCTCATGGAGTGGGTGGAGGGACTGTCAGGTCTTGAATGGCCTAAGTGGTTTCCGCCGCCTCCAGGGCCTTTAGTGCCTCTGAGAATTCCGGAGCCTCCAGTGCCTCCAATGCCTCAAGCTACTGCAATGCCTCAAAGACCAGAAATGCCTGGAACGACTGAAATGACTGAAATCCCTCTAACAATTAAAATGCCTCGAACGACTGAAATGCCTCGAACGACTGCAATGCCTGAAATGCCTCGAACGTCGGCAATGCCTAAAATACCTGAAATGACTGAAATGCCTAAAATGCCTGGAACAACTGAAGTGCCTGTAACAAGTGAAATGACCGAAATCCCTCGAACGACTGAAATGCCTGGAATGactgaaatgcctgaaatcCCTCGAATGACTAAAATGCCTGAAATGCCTCGAACTAATGAAATGCCTCGAACAactgaaatgcctgaaatgcCTCAAACAACTGAAATGCCTCAAACTCCTGAAATCCCTGGAACGACTGAAATGCATGAAATCCCACGAACAACTGAAATGCCTGGAATGactgaaatgcctgaaatcCCTCGAATGACTAAAATGCCTGAAATGCCTCGAACTAATGAAATGCCTCGAACAACTGAAATGCTTGAAATGCCTCAAACAACTGAAATGCCTCAAACTCCTGAAATCCCTGGAACGactgaaatgcctgaaatcTCTCGAACGACTGAAATCCCTCGAACGACTGAAATGCCTGGAACGactgaaatgcctgaaatcCCTCGAATGACTAAAATACCTGAAATGCCTCAAACAACTGAAATGCCTCAAACTCCTGAAATCCCTGGAACGACTAAAATGCATGAAATCCCACGAACAACTGAAATGCCTGGAACGactgaaatgcctgaaatcCCTCGAATGACTAAAATGCCTGAAATGCCTCGAACTAATGAAATGCCTCGAACAACTGAAATGCCTCAAACAACTGAAATGCCTCAAACAACTGAAATGCCTGGAACGACTGAAATGCATGAAATCCCACGAACAACTGAAATGCCTGGAACGactgaaatgcctgaaatcCCTCGAACGACTGAAATGCCTGGAACGactgaaatgcctgaaatcCCTCGAATGACTAAAATACCTGAAATGCCTCGAACTAATGAAATGCCTCGAACAactgaaatgcctgaaatgcCTCAAACAACTGAAATGCCTCAAACTCCTGAAATCCCTGGAACGACTGAAATGCATGAAATCCCACGAACAACTGAAATGCCTGGAACGactgaaatgcctgaaatcCCTCGAATGACTAAAATGCCTGAAATGCCTCGAACTAATGAAATGCCTCAAACAACTGAAATGCCTCAAACAACTGAAATGCCTCAAACAACTGAAATCCCTGGAACGactgaaatgcctgaaatcCCTCGAATGACTAAAATGCCTGAAATGCCTCGAACTAATGAAATGCCTCGAACAactgaaatgcctgaaatgcCTCAAACAACTGAAATGCCTCAAACAACTGAAATGCCTCAAACTCCTGAAATCCCTGGAACGACTGAAATGCATGAAATCCCACGAACAACTGAAATGCCTGGAATGactgaaatgcctgaaatcCCTCGAACGACTGAAATGTCTGGAACGactgaaatgcctgaaatcCCTCGAATGACTGAAATACCTGAAATGCCTCGAACTAATGAAATCCCTGGAACGACTGAAATGCGTGAAATCCCACGAACAACTGAAATGCCTCAAACTCCTGAAATCCCTGGAACGACTGAAATGCATGAAATCCCACGAACAACTGAAATGCCTGGAACGACTGAAATGCCTGGAACGACTGAAATCCCTGGAACGACTGAAATGCGTGAAATCCCACGAACAACTGAAATGCCTCAAACTCCTGAAATCCCTGGAACGACTGAAATGCATGAAATCCCACGAACAACTGAAATGCCTGGAACGACTGAAATGCCTGGAACGACTAAAATGCCTGAAATGCCTCAAACTAATGAAATGCCTCGAACAactgaaatgcctgaaatgcCTCAAACAACTGAAATGCCTCAAACTCCTGAAATCCCTGGAGCGactgaaatgcctgaaatcTCTCGAATGACTGAAAT AATTGCCTCGAACAACTGA